The following are encoded together in the Thermococcus sibiricus MM 739 genome:
- a CDS encoding FeoC-like transcriptional regulator, producing MGKLDDVLELIKEGVRTSKEIAERLEMSVEEVEGIIKILESLGYVEKIEIGESCGSCPLKKICPGSCIVFKGNIYQMKK from the coding sequence ATGGGAAAGCTGGATGATGTCTTGGAGTTGATAAAAGAGGGTGTAAGAACCTCAAAAGAGATAGCTGAGAGGTTAGAGATGTCTGTAGAAGAAGTGGAGGGAATTATAAAGATTCTTGAGAGTTTGGGATATGTTGAAAAAATAGAAATAGGAGAATCATGTGGGAGTTGTCCTCTGAAAAAGATTTGTCCAGGGAGCTGTATTGTTTTTAAAGGCAATATATATCAGATGAAAAAATGA